A genome region from Chitinophagales bacterium includes the following:
- a CDS encoding PorP/SprF family type IX secretion system membrane protein yields MVQKYIFNLIACLACVLLFCSANAQDLQFSQYISAPLHLNPALAGISYGPRVSMIYRNEWPKIDKGFVSYGAAYDMHISKINSGIGLSIYNDRIANGLLNTYNINASYNYQVSFNRKFGIRVGLSAGYTHKSVNWSRLTFNDQIDPIYGFVDQQNIPNLSNENLPEQMNAGHPDFAIGFVAFSKAIYGGFTVKHFHRPKMSFYGEDETRPTAINAFIGADIDLAPRKRNFDVYVSPNSAIFLQGSASQLMLGSYLTVQKVFGGAFFRYVFNNYDAIIGVIGVKFEYFKVAYSYDFTVSDLALASGGAHEASLIINFYGADNPLNPSRRKTPLDCPKFLNF; encoded by the coding sequence ATGGTTCAAAAATACATTTTTAATCTTATTGCATGCTTAGCTTGTGTGTTGCTTTTTTGTTCAGCAAATGCCCAGGATTTGCAATTCAGCCAGTATATATCTGCACCATTGCACCTCAACCCTGCACTGGCAGGGATATCTTATGGCCCAAGGGTAAGTATGATCTATCGCAATGAATGGCCGAAAATTGACAAGGGCTTTGTTTCCTATGGCGCAGCATACGACATGCATATTTCTAAAATAAATTCCGGAATTGGGCTTTCCATATATAATGATAGAATTGCCAATGGACTGTTGAACACTTATAATATCAATGCATCTTATAATTATCAGGTCAGCTTCAATCGAAAATTTGGCATTAGGGTTGGGCTTTCAGCCGGATATACGCATAAAAGTGTCAATTGGTCAAGGCTTACATTTAATGATCAAATTGACCCAATCTATGGATTTGTAGACCAGCAAAACATTCCCAATCTCAGCAATGAGAACTTGCCAGAACAAATGAATGCCGGTCACCCGGATTTTGCTATTGGCTTTGTGGCTTTTTCTAAAGCTATATACGGTGGTTTTACTGTAAAACATTTTCACCGGCCAAAAATGTCTTTTTACGGAGAAGATGAAACACGTCCCACCGCAATAAATGCATTTATTGGAGCGGATATAGATTTGGCGCCAAGAAAGAGAAATTTTGATGTTTATGTGTCTCCAAACAGTGCCATTTTTTTACAGGGAAGTGCTTCTCAGCTTATGCTTGGCTCTTATCTTACTGTGCAAAAAGTTTTTGGTGGGGCATTTTTTCGCTACGTGTTCAACAATTATGACGCAATTATTGGCGTTATAGGTGTTAAATTTGAGTATTTTAAGGTGGCTTACAGTTATGATTTTACGGTTTCCGATCTTGCTCTTGCTTCAGGTGGAGCGCATGAAGCATCGCTGATAATTAATTTTTACGGAGCCGATAATCCACTGAATCCATCAAGACGCAAGACACCATTGGATTGTCCGAAGTTTTTGAATTTTTGA
- a CDS encoding Glu/Leu/Phe/Val dehydrogenase dimerization domain-containing protein, whose product MSELLKQFKEKRSEIVFEWKDTETEAEGWVVINSLRGGAAGGGTRMRKGLDKKEVESLAKTMEIKFTISGPPIGGAKSGINFDPNDPRKPGVLDRWFKAVIPLLKNYYGTGGDLNVDEVKEVIPITEDYGLWHPQEGVVNGHFKANQKSKIHIIGQLRQGVSKKLEDPRYSPDISKKYLVADMITGFGVAQSVKHYYNVYKNGSIKDKKVIMQGWGNVAGAAAYYLAQDGAKIIGIIDRNGGLIKEEGLDFMEVRELFINRKNNALTSTEMLPFDEVNAHIWQQKTDIFIPGAASRLVSKENIDSLIKGGLEVISCGANVPFIEDENFFGPTTQYIDKKTSLIPDFIANCGMARVFAYLMKESEISVTDEAIFNDVSDIILKALEESHSVNSSETNLTRTALNLALDKLLNK is encoded by the coding sequence ATGAGTGAGCTATTGAAGCAGTTTAAAGAAAAAAGGTCTGAGATTGTTTTTGAATGGAAAGACACTGAAACTGAAGCAGAAGGATGGGTAGTAATCAATTCATTAAGAGGTGGTGCTGCCGGTGGAGGAACCCGAATGCGCAAAGGACTCGACAAGAAAGAAGTAGAATCACTGGCTAAAACAATGGAAATTAAATTTACCATTTCAGGACCACCAATTGGCGGAGCTAAATCAGGCATCAACTTTGATCCCAATGACCCAAGAAAACCTGGAGTACTCGACAGATGGTTTAAGGCTGTAATTCCTCTTTTGAAAAATTACTACGGAACCGGTGGCGATCTGAATGTGGATGAAGTAAAAGAAGTGATTCCAATCACAGAAGACTACGGCCTGTGGCATCCGCAAGAAGGTGTAGTAAACGGACACTTTAAGGCCAATCAAAAAAGCAAGATCCATATTATAGGGCAATTGCGCCAGGGAGTTTCCAAAAAACTGGAAGATCCACGCTATTCACCTGATATTTCTAAAAAATACCTGGTGGCCGATATGATCACCGGTTTTGGTGTTGCCCAATCGGTAAAACATTACTATAATGTCTATAAAAACGGAAGTATAAAAGACAAAAAAGTCATTATGCAAGGCTGGGGAAATGTAGCCGGTGCAGCAGCTTATTACCTTGCGCAAGATGGGGCTAAAATTATCGGGATAATTGATCGAAACGGAGGATTGATCAAAGAGGAAGGATTAGATTTCATGGAAGTAAGAGAACTTTTTATTAACAGAAAGAACAATGCGCTAACTTCTACTGAAATGCTACCATTTGATGAGGTAAATGCTCACATATGGCAACAGAAAACAGATATTTTTATTCCTGGAGCTGCCTCCAGGCTTGTGAGCAAAGAAAACATAGACAGCCTGATAAAAGGAGGACTGGAAGTGATTTCATGCGGAGCCAATGTGCCATTTATTGAAGATGAAAACTTTTTTGGCCCCACTACTCAGTACATCGACAAAAAAACGAGCCTGATCCCAGATTTTATTGCCAATTGCGGTATGGCACGTGTATTTGCCTACCTGATGAAAGAAAGTGAAATATCCGTAACCGATGAGGCTATTTTTAATGATGTTTCAGATATCATATTAAAAGCACTGGAAGAAAGTCATTCTGTGAACAGCTCAGAAACCAACCTTACCCGAACAGCTCTAAACCTTGCTTTAGATAAATTATTAAATAAATAA
- a CDS encoding formimidoylglutamase produces the protein MIQDFLTPVEHEVQDYFRTLMKRSVGEQVLFYNGDLPELKKGIAIVHVPEYRGSGFLEKSSDALLIRRSLYQLSEIPGALQLIDMGDLKPGAELNDSRAALKLVCEELLAANIFPLIIGGSHDLTYAQLEAFPKQKTGLNLLIADQKIDFFDSKNEAMSDKNFLMEVLTSGKVNLFDFNVIGYQMHFTSGEALHTLDKLNYEAYRLSLLQDNIEEIEPIARDTDVLSFDMGAIRYPDAKGVLDPTPNGFYGQQACQIMRYAGLSGRLKSLGIYGVDTDADEQGQTAQLMAQMIWYFLEARSLSKADFPDFKRRNFIKYSVSVDGTEGEMVFLKSKLSEKWWMEIPDLNEEQSGNRYVIPCSYTDYQLASKNEIPERWMKAVQKFN, from the coding sequence ATGATACAGGACTTTTTAACACCCGTTGAACATGAAGTTCAGGACTATTTCCGCACACTAATGAAAAGATCAGTTGGAGAGCAGGTGCTTTTTTACAATGGGGATTTGCCAGAACTGAAAAAAGGCATTGCAATTGTACATGTACCTGAATATCGAGGTTCGGGTTTTTTAGAAAAAAGTTCTGATGCATTGCTCATTAGAAGGTCATTGTATCAGCTTTCGGAAATACCCGGAGCACTTCAGTTGATTGATATGGGCGACCTTAAACCCGGAGCTGAATTGAATGACAGCCGAGCTGCACTGAAATTGGTTTGCGAAGAATTGTTAGCAGCAAATATCTTCCCTTTGATTATTGGGGGCAGTCATGATTTGACCTATGCACAGCTCGAGGCTTTTCCAAAGCAGAAAACCGGCTTGAATTTACTTATTGCCGATCAGAAAATTGATTTTTTTGATTCGAAAAATGAAGCAATGAGCGATAAGAATTTTTTGATGGAAGTTTTGACTTCAGGGAAGGTAAATTTGTTTGATTTTAATGTTATTGGATATCAAATGCATTTTACTTCGGGTGAAGCACTTCATACACTTGACAAACTCAATTATGAGGCTTATCGGCTTTCACTTTTGCAGGATAATATAGAAGAAATAGAACCAATAGCCCGCGATACGGATGTGTTGAGTTTTGATATGGGAGCTATTCGATATCCTGATGCCAAAGGTGTTTTAGATCCTACTCCAAATGGTTTTTATGGCCAACAGGCTTGTCAGATTATGCGCTATGCGGGGCTTAGTGGCAGGCTAAAATCACTGGGGATTTATGGTGTGGATACCGATGCAGATGAGCAGGGGCAAACGGCACAGTTGATGGCGCAAATGATATGGTATTTTTTGGAAGCCAGGAGCCTTTCTAAAGCTGATTTCCCTGATTTTAAAAGAAGAAATTTTATTAAATATTCTGTGAGTGTAGATGGGACAGAAGGTGAAATGGTTTTTTTAAAAAGTAAACTCAGTGAAAAATGGTGGATGGAAATTCCTGATTTAAATGAAGAACAGTCGGGCAACAGGTATGTGATTCCTTGTTCTTATACTGATTATCAGTTGGCTTCTAAAAACGAGATTCCTGAACGCTGGATGAAAGCAGTACAAAAATTCAATTGA
- the porU gene encoding type IX secretion system sortase PorU, producing MIFRSCLILLCLFSFSLTAQQRFSFTIDWNNTIETVKSDNGTYKKVKSFRGAYIDRENGYLPKWSGLYKIQRQGKLLVTLVNADWEELESRNLEQDFSLLTGSPEVRGNLALIKGQPVVDIHMVPMRMQNGRVYILKSGVFEVEVIPQAAKRSGAPSNYANNSVLANGDWYKFRIQEDGVHKITYADLDELGLDPDNINPANLRIYGNGGGMLPEENADVRPDDLLENAIYIEGQSDGSFDPGDYILFNAQSPHRWVYNPNEGRYNHILHVYSDYTYYFITTSLGPGKRVGTQASSGSATIIIQDFEDYAFHEKEENNLIKSGRKFYGDYFNFATTSRSFDFSFPNLIASQPVLVKSSIAGRFTSSSFSVSVRTGGQNLLTHSISSVQSSYTATYANVQTDFGQFTSNSPNITLDYTLQVPSAEAWLDYIEVQVKRQLNYPGSGQLIFRNRNSIGQTANYRISGMNSNLWVWDISDPVNVRRQNGQLGGNTFSFTISANNLREFVTFNPQDNLLSIETVGKIDNQNLHALSNRDMIIVTIPEFYTQAERLASYHRNDRSLLVNTVFVEQIYNEFSSGTPDITAIRDFMKMLYDKAGNDPGKMPQYLLLFGDASYDYKDIIPDNTNFVPTYQSFNSLSPIGSFCSDDYFGFYDDIEGGSITDRNDYLDIAIGRIPCSDNEEAKNSVDKIMHYKSTASLGNWRNNITFVGDDEDNNIHIRDADLLADYIDDNYPVYNLDKIYLDAYQQVSTPGGSRYPEVRNAIKNKVKSGTLIMNYTGHGGVNGWAHERILQLQDISEFDNYDKMPLFITATCEFSKFDDPAVNSAGEQLFFNPNGGAISMVTTTRLVTSYANYQINSAFLEQVFEPYNTRTPTLGETVKLTKNSLVNSGNEVNNRKFVLLGDPAMSLNFPKYNVVTNTVNETDINLNIDTMKALSKITITGEVQDLNGNKMTNFNGIVYPSVFDKPVTFTTLVNDGGSQEKEFEIQKSVIFRGRSTVSQGEFEYAFIVPKDISYNFGPGKLSYYADNGQEDANGYSFDVIVGGTADSAAIDETPPQVEVFMNDENFVFGGVTNESPLLLVNLLDESGINTVSTGIGHDITAILDENTADAIVLNEYYEAELNSYSRGKVSYPMSELEDGRHALSVKAWDVYNNPGEGYTEFVVASSAELALKHVLNYPNPFTTSTNFHFEHNRPGEMLLVVLNIFTVSGKLVKTIRQDILTDGFRVDDIHWDGLDDFGDKIGRGAYVYKLSVRTPDGDSAHKFEKLVILR from the coding sequence GTGATTTTTCGTAGCTGCTTAATCTTACTTTGTTTATTTTCTTTTTCCCTAACGGCACAACAGCGTTTTTCTTTTACTATAGATTGGAACAATACTATTGAAACTGTCAAGTCAGATAACGGAACCTACAAAAAAGTAAAAAGTTTTAGAGGCGCTTATATTGATCGGGAAAATGGTTATTTGCCCAAATGGAGTGGCCTTTATAAAATCCAGCGTCAAGGGAAGCTTCTTGTTACACTTGTAAATGCTGATTGGGAAGAACTTGAAAGCAGAAATTTAGAACAGGATTTTTCTTTGCTTACCGGAAGTCCAGAAGTCAGGGGGAATTTAGCGTTGATAAAAGGACAGCCTGTTGTTGATATTCATATGGTGCCAATGCGAATGCAAAATGGCAGGGTTTATATTTTAAAAAGTGGTGTATTTGAAGTGGAAGTAATTCCACAGGCTGCTAAAAGAAGTGGGGCACCGTCAAATTATGCAAACAATTCAGTACTGGCGAATGGCGATTGGTATAAATTTAGAATACAGGAAGATGGGGTGCATAAAATAACATATGCAGATTTGGATGAACTCGGATTAGATCCTGACAATATCAATCCTGCCAATTTGAGAATTTATGGAAATGGTGGAGGAATGTTACCAGAAGAGAATGCCGATGTGCGCCCTGATGATCTATTGGAAAACGCTATTTATATAGAAGGTCAGTCAGATGGAAGTTTTGATCCAGGGGATTATATTTTGTTCAATGCACAATCACCCCATCGTTGGGTGTACAATCCGAACGAAGGACGCTACAATCATATTTTGCATGTCTATTCTGATTATACCTATTACTTTATTACCACCTCACTTGGCCCTGGTAAAAGAGTGGGAACTCAGGCTTCTTCTGGAAGCGCAACTATAATCATCCAAGATTTTGAAGATTATGCTTTTCATGAAAAAGAGGAAAACAACCTGATAAAATCCGGAAGAAAGTTTTATGGTGACTATTTCAATTTTGCAACCACTAGCCGGAGTTTTGATTTTTCCTTCCCCAATTTAATTGCTTCTCAACCAGTTTTGGTGAAATCTTCCATTGCCGGACGATTTACTTCAAGCAGTTTCTCGGTATCTGTACGTACAGGTGGCCAAAATTTATTGACGCATAGCATCTCAAGTGTGCAAAGCTCATACACTGCTACCTATGCAAATGTTCAAACAGATTTCGGGCAGTTTACAAGTAACTCACCAAATATCACGCTTGATTATACACTTCAGGTTCCTTCTGCTGAAGCCTGGTTGGATTATATTGAAGTGCAGGTAAAAAGACAATTGAATTACCCGGGCAGTGGGCAGTTGATTTTTAGAAACCGCAATTCCATAGGGCAAACTGCAAACTATCGCATATCTGGAATGAACAGTAATCTTTGGGTGTGGGATATTTCAGACCCTGTAAATGTGAGAAGGCAAAATGGCCAATTGGGTGGCAATACTTTCTCTTTTACTATAAGTGCCAATAATCTGAGAGAATTTGTGACATTTAATCCACAGGACAATCTCTTGAGTATTGAAACAGTAGGGAAAATAGACAATCAAAACCTACATGCACTTAGCAACAGGGATATGATTATAGTGACAATACCTGAATTTTACACGCAGGCTGAAAGGTTGGCCTCTTATCATAGAAATGACAGAAGCCTATTGGTAAATACTGTATTTGTGGAACAGATTTATAATGAATTTTCAAGCGGAACACCGGACATAACGGCCATAAGAGATTTTATGAAAATGCTCTATGACAAAGCGGGTAATGACCCCGGAAAAATGCCGCAGTATCTTTTACTTTTTGGAGATGCTTCTTATGATTACAAAGATATTATACCTGATAACACGAATTTTGTACCCACTTATCAAAGTTTCAATTCGCTTTCTCCCATTGGGTCTTTTTGTTCTGATGATTATTTTGGGTTTTACGATGATATCGAAGGGGGAAGCATTACTGATAGAAATGATTATCTCGATATTGCTATTGGCAGAATTCCCTGCTCAGATAATGAAGAAGCCAAAAACAGTGTAGATAAAATAATGCATTACAAATCCACAGCTAGCCTTGGCAACTGGCGCAACAACATTACTTTTGTGGGAGATGACGAGGACAATAATATTCATATTAGAGATGCTGATTTACTTGCTGACTATATAGATGACAATTACCCTGTTTATAATCTGGATAAAATCTATCTTGATGCCTATCAACAAGTGTCAACCCCGGGCGGTAGCAGGTATCCTGAAGTGAGGAATGCCATTAAAAACAAAGTGAAATCCGGAACACTGATTATGAATTATACCGGACATGGAGGAGTCAATGGTTGGGCACATGAGCGCATACTCCAATTGCAGGATATTTCTGAATTCGACAATTATGACAAAATGCCGTTATTCATAACTGCAACTTGTGAATTCAGCAAATTTGATGATCCGGCAGTTAATTCTGCCGGGGAGCAATTGTTTTTTAATCCCAATGGTGGAGCTATTAGTATGGTAACGACTACACGGCTTGTCACATCATATGCCAATTATCAGATCAACAGTGCTTTTTTAGAACAGGTGTTTGAGCCATACAATACCCGTACTCCTACACTTGGAGAAACTGTTAAATTGACAAAAAACTCTTTGGTAAACAGTGGAAATGAAGTGAATAACAGAAAATTTGTACTGCTGGGTGATCCTGCGATGAGCCTGAATTTCCCAAAATACAATGTAGTTACAAATACCGTGAATGAAACAGACATCAATTTGAATATTGATACAATGAAGGCACTTTCTAAAATTACAATAACGGGCGAAGTTCAAGATCTCAATGGCAATAAAATGACCAACTTTAATGGGATTGTTTATCCCTCTGTTTTTGATAAACCAGTTACTTTTACGACTTTAGTCAATGATGGAGGCAGCCAGGAAAAAGAATTTGAAATTCAAAAAAGCGTAATATTCAGAGGGCGCTCCACAGTTAGTCAGGGAGAATTTGAATATGCATTTATTGTACCCAAAGATATTTCCTATAATTTTGGTCCCGGAAAATTGAGCTATTATGCAGACAATGGACAGGAGGATGCCAATGGTTATTCATTCGATGTAATAGTTGGAGGAACGGCTGATAGTGCGGCTATTGACGAAACACCACCACAAGTGGAAGTTTTTATGAATGATGAAAATTTTGTTTTTGGAGGGGTAACGAATGAAAGTCCGCTATTATTAGTTAACCTATTGGACGAAAGTGGAATAAATACAGTGAGTACAGGTATTGGTCACGATATTACGGCAATTCTAGATGAAAATACAGCAGACGCTATTGTGCTGAATGAATACTATGAAGCTGAACTCAATAGCTACAGCAGAGGAAAAGTATCTTACCCTATGTCTGAACTTGAAGATGGCCGACACGCTCTTAGCGTTAAAGCCTGGGATGTTTACAATAACCCAGGTGAGGGATATACGGAATTTGTAGTAGCAAGCTCTGCTGAACTGGCATTAAAACATGTGCTGAACTATCCAAATCCATTTACAACAAGTACAAATTTTCACTTTGAACACAATAGACCCGGAGAAATGTTGTTAGTAGTGCTCAATATATTTACTGTGTCAGGTAAATTAGTAAAAACAATCAGACAGGATATTCTCACTGATGGCTTTAGGGTGGACGATATCCATTGGGACGGATTAGATGATTTTGGCGATAAAATAGGGCGTGGAGCTTATGTCTATAAATTAAGTGTACGAACTCCTGATGGTGATAGTGCCCATAAGTTTGAAAAATTGGTTATTTTAAGATAA
- a CDS encoding SUMF1/EgtB/PvdO family nonheme iron enzyme, with amino-acid sequence MFTLKQLCLATFSVLLIVLLTSCAKEDSSTTGWKYNDPDWGGFEYVDYPGQETGPGLVLIEGGTFVMGQVEQDVMYEWDAIPRRITVQSFYMDETEVANIHYREYLYWLERVFGADYPEVVRKALPDTLVWREELAYNEPFVEYYFRHPAYNNYPVVGVDWLQANEYCKWRTDRVNELMLVQEGILELNPSQVNEDNFNTEAYLAQQYEGVVAKNLPDLDPNGSGERPVKFEDGILLPDYRLPTEAEWEYAALALIGNQPYGSEERITDRRIYPWDGNSLRYPKGGAWQGDMLANFQRGRGDYMGLAGNLNDNASITAPVDMFFPNDYGLYNMAGNVSEWVADVYRPLSYEDMEDLNSFRGNEFMQKKRDSDGVLEPKDSLGRLVYEPVKEEDNVNRRNYKKSDNLDYLDGDEDSEAEYNYGVSTLISDNARVYKGGSWNDRAYWLSPGARRYLDEDVASSEIGFRCAMDRVGSPSGNSEKGGNKFRKR; translated from the coding sequence ATGTTCACATTAAAACAACTTTGCTTAGCAACTTTTTCAGTATTGCTAATCGTACTTTTGACCTCATGTGCAAAAGAAGATTCATCCACAACAGGGTGGAAATACAATGATCCCGACTGGGGTGGTTTCGAATATGTTGATTATCCGGGACAGGAAACAGGTCCTGGATTGGTGCTTATTGAAGGAGGCACTTTCGTGATGGGACAAGTAGAACAAGATGTCATGTACGAATGGGATGCAATTCCAAGAAGAATTACAGTTCAGTCCTTTTACATGGATGAAACAGAAGTAGCAAATATTCACTACCGCGAATATCTTTACTGGTTAGAGCGAGTTTTTGGCGCTGATTACCCTGAAGTAGTTCGTAAAGCACTTCCTGACACTTTAGTGTGGAGAGAAGAATTGGCCTACAACGAACCTTTTGTAGAATACTATTTCAGACATCCTGCATATAATAACTATCCTGTAGTAGGGGTAGATTGGTTGCAGGCCAATGAATACTGCAAATGGAGAACTGATCGTGTAAATGAACTAATGTTGGTTCAGGAGGGAATTCTTGAATTGAACCCAAGTCAGGTGAATGAAGACAATTTTAATACAGAAGCTTATCTCGCTCAACAATACGAAGGTGTTGTCGCTAAAAACCTTCCTGATTTAGATCCTAATGGAAGCGGAGAACGTCCTGTGAAATTTGAAGATGGAATTTTACTTCCTGATTATAGACTTCCAACAGAAGCGGAGTGGGAATATGCTGCACTGGCACTTATTGGAAACCAACCTTATGGTAGCGAAGAAAGAATTACAGACAGAAGGATTTATCCATGGGACGGTAACAGCCTAAGATATCCAAAAGGTGGTGCATGGCAGGGTGATATGCTGGCAAATTTCCAAAGAGGTCGTGGAGATTACATGGGACTTGCAGGAAATTTGAATGACAATGCCTCAATCACTGCACCAGTTGATATGTTCTTTCCCAATGACTACGGTCTATACAATATGGCAGGAAATGTGAGCGAGTGGGTTGCCGATGTTTACCGACCACTTTCTTATGAAGATATGGAAGACCTTAATTCATTCAGAGGTAACGAATTCATGCAGAAAAAACGTGATTCCGATGGAGTTTTGGAGCCTAAAGATAGTTTAGGCCGTCTGGTTTATGAACCAGTAAAAGAGGAAGACAATGTAAACCGCAGGAATTACAAAAAATCAGACAACTTAGATTATCTTGATGGTGACGAGGATTCTGAAGCTGAATACAATTATGGCGTGTCAACTTTGATCAGTGACAATGCAAGAGTTTACAAAGGTGGTTCATGGAATGATAGAGCCTATTGGCTTTCACCTGGTGCCAGAAGATATTTAGATGAAGACGTTGCCTCGTCTGAAATAGGATTCCGCTGCGCTATGGATCGCGTTGGCAGTCCTTCTGGAAATTCAGAAAAAGGTGGCAACAAGTTTAGAAAAAGATAA
- the murF gene encoding UDP-N-acetylmuramoyl-tripeptide--D-alanyl-D-alanine ligase: MDIKTLYNIYLEANDISTDSRNIKTGDLFFALKGENFNGNKFALKALENGASKVIVDDPDFALDERFLVVENVLETLQDLAAYHRKQLAVPVIAIAGSNGKTTTKELMAAVLNTSYKTSFTQGNYNNEIGLPLTLLNIKQDAELIILEMGARKRGDIAFLCEIATPTHGLITNIGKDHIEFFGSVENTLKANAELFDYLKANAGVVFVNPEHKALIEAAKEAQTIIRYGETPGVEYPGRIESGHPYVHFAFLIDDEWMNCETQLVGTYNLENLMAAVAVGHYFKVPSKKICEAIKAYQAKNNRSQLIQFDSNTVILDAYNANPSSMELALKSFDEIEHPKKMLVLGDMLELGDTSEEEHLLTILQIKQMQVDKIILVGEEFGKLKHKVDCLHFNDYKELKDWFNLNLPQDYLILVKGSRGISLEKVFLN, encoded by the coding sequence ATGGATATAAAAACACTCTACAACATTTACCTTGAAGCAAATGATATTTCTACCGACAGCAGAAATATCAAAACAGGTGATTTGTTTTTTGCCTTAAAAGGAGAAAATTTCAATGGGAATAAATTTGCCCTAAAAGCATTGGAAAACGGTGCTTCAAAAGTAATTGTTGACGATCCTGATTTTGCTTTGGACGAAAGGTTTTTAGTAGTGGAAAATGTATTGGAAACACTACAGGACTTAGCCGCTTATCACAGGAAACAACTTGCAGTTCCTGTGATAGCCATAGCCGGAAGCAATGGAAAAACAACTACCAAAGAATTGATGGCTGCTGTTTTAAATACAAGTTATAAGACTTCTTTCACCCAAGGCAATTACAACAATGAAATTGGTCTTCCTCTTACTTTGCTCAATATAAAACAGGATGCTGAACTTATAATCCTGGAAATGGGCGCAAGAAAAAGGGGCGATATTGCTTTCCTTTGCGAAATTGCCACTCCCACCCATGGATTAATCACCAATATTGGCAAGGATCACATAGAGTTTTTTGGCAGTGTAGAAAATACGCTGAAAGCCAATGCAGAACTATTTGACTACCTGAAAGCCAATGCAGGAGTTGTCTTTGTAAACCCTGAACATAAAGCACTTATTGAAGCGGCAAAAGAAGCCCAAACGATCATTCGATATGGGGAAACTCCGGGCGTAGAGTATCCCGGACGAATTGAATCGGGACATCCTTATGTGCATTTTGCATTTTTGATAGATGATGAATGGATGAATTGTGAAACTCAATTGGTAGGCACTTATAATTTAGAGAACTTAATGGCAGCAGTAGCTGTAGGTCATTATTTTAAGGTGCCCTCAAAAAAAATATGCGAGGCAATAAAAGCATACCAAGCTAAAAACAATCGTTCACAACTCATTCAATTCGACAGCAACACAGTAATACTTGACGCCTATAATGCAAATCCATCCTCAATGGAACTTGCACTAAAAAGCTTTGATGAAATAGAGCATCCAAAAAAAATGCTAGTACTGGGTGATATGTTGGAACTTGGTGACACAAGTGAAGAAGAACATTTACTTACAATTCTTCAGATCAAACAAATGCAGGTTGATAAAATTATTCTGGTTGGCGAAGAATTCGGAAAATTAAAACACAAAGTAGATTGTCTGCATTTTAATGATTATAAAGAATTGAAAGATTGGTTCAATTTGAATTTACCGCAGGACTACCTGATTTTAGTAAAAGGCTCAAGAGGTATCAGTCTTGAAAAGGTATTTCTCAATTGA